From a single Phocoena sinus isolate mPhoSin1 chromosome 1, mPhoSin1.pri, whole genome shotgun sequence genomic region:
- the LCK gene encoding tyrosine-protein kinase Lck yields MGCSCSSNPEDDWMENIDVCENCHYPIVPLEGKAMLSTWNGSEVRDPLVTYEGSNPPASPLQDNLVIALHSYEPSHDGDLGFEKGEQLRILEQNGEWWKAQSVTTGQEGYIPFNFVARANSLEPEPWFFKTLTRKDAERQLLAPGNTHGSFLIRESESTTGSFSLSVRDFDQTQGEVVKHYKIRNLDKGGFYISPRITFPGLHELVRHYMNSSDGLCTRLSRPCQTQKPQKPWWEDEWEVPRETLKLVERLGAGQFGEVWMGYYNGHTKVAVKSLKQGSMSPDAFLAEANLMKQLQHQRLVRLYAVVTQEPIYIITEYMENGSLVDFLKTSTGIKLTINKLLDMAAQIAEGMAFIEERNYIHRDLRAANILVSDTLSCKIADFGLARLIEDNEYTAREGAKFPIKWTAPEAINYGTFTIKSDVWSFGILLTEIVTHGRIPYPGMTNPEVIQNLEQGYRMVRPDNCPDELYQLMMLCWKELPEDRPTFDYLRSVLEDFFTATEGQYQPQP; encoded by the exons ATGGGCTGTAGCTGCAGCTCAAACCCTGAAGATGACTGGATGGAAAACATCGATGTGTGTGAGAACTGCCATTACCCCATAGTTCCACTGGAGGGCAAGGCCATG CTGTCCACCTGGAATGGCTCTGAAGTGCGGGATCCACTGGTCACCTACGAGGGCTCCAACCCCCCAGCTTCTCCACTGCAAG ACAACCTGGTTATCGCCCTGCACAGCTATGAGCCTTCCCACGATGGAGATCTGGGCTTCGAGAAGGGTGAACAGCTACGTATCCTGGAGCA GAACGGCGAGTGGTGGAAGGCGCAGTCCGTGACCACGGGCCAGGAAGGTTACATCCCCTTCAACTTTGTGGCCAGAGCGAACAGCCTGGAGCCCGAACC CTGGTTCTTCAAGACCCTGACCCGCAAGGACGCGGAGAGGCAGCTCCTGGCGCCCGGGAACACGCACGGCTCCTTCCTGATCCGAGAGAGTGAAAGCACCACGG gatCGTTTTCACTGTCCGTCCGGGACTTCGACCAGACCCAGGGAGAAGTGGTGAAACATTACAAGATCCGTAACCTGGACAAAGGCGGCTTCTACATCTCCCCCCGCATCACTTTTCCTGGCTTGCATGAGCTGGTCCGCCATTACATGA ACTCTTCGGACGGGCTGTGCACGAGGTTGAGCCGCCCCTGCCAGACCCAGAAGCCCCAGAAGCCCTGGTGGGAGGATGAGTGGGAGGTTCCCAGGGAGACGCTGAAGCTGGTGGAGCGGCTGGGGGCTGGCCAGTTCGGAGAGGTGTGGATGG ggtACTACAACGGGCACACGAAGGTGGCAGTGAAGAGCCTGAAGCAGGGCAGCATGTCTCCCGATGCCTTCCTGGCCGAGGCCAACCTCATGAAGCAGCTGCAACACCAGCGGCTGGTCCGGCTCTACGCGGTGGTCACCCAGGAGCCCATCTACATCATCACGGAATACATGGAGAATG GGAGCCTGGTGGATTTTCTCAAGACCTCCACAGGCATCAAGCTGACCATCAACAAACTCTTGGACATGGCAGCCCAA ATTGCAGAGGGCATGGCATTCATTGAAGAGCGGAATTATATCCACCGTGACTTGAGGGCCGCCAACATCCTGGTGTCTGATACCCTGAGCTGCAAGATCGCAGACTTTGGCCTAGCACGCCTCATTGAGGACAATGAGTACACAGCCAGGGAGG GGGCCAAGTTTCCCATTAAGTGGACAGCACCAGAAGCCATTAACTATGGGACATTCACCATCAAGTCAGACGTGTGGTCTTTCGGGATCCTGCTGACGGAGATTGTCACTCATGGCCGCATCCCTTACCCAG GGATGACCAATCCTGAGGTGATTCAGAACCTGGAGCAAGGCTACCGCATGGTACGACCTGACAACTGTCCAGATGAGTTGTACCAACTTATGATGCTGTGCTGGAAGGAGCTCCCGGAGGACCGGCCCACCTTTGACTACCTGCGCAGTGTGCTGGAGGACTTCTTCACAGCCACAGAGGGCCAGTACCAGCCGCAGCCCTGA